In Musa acuminata AAA Group cultivar baxijiao chromosome BXJ2-3, Cavendish_Baxijiao_AAA, whole genome shotgun sequence, the following proteins share a genomic window:
- the LOC103977704 gene encoding vesicle-associated protein 1-1 isoform X1, whose protein sequence is MGGNSRANSPSFYLRGAIRKSNLRSPDHEGAMDTGQVLVEIQPQEELRFTFELRKQSFCSVQLVNISNDYVAFKVKTTSPKRYCVQPNMGIILPRSTCNFTVTMQAPKETPRDMQLKDKFLVQSTVIPFGTTDEDIVPSFFFKENGKYIQENKLRVALISHLHPPPPENRTLRQEPAHDIPDLAEISIATNGILKHEPAEEVPILIETSISNSGALKQELDHEREMSKETCYFSDQTLGGVADVTPSLVAEDIDELKLKLNNLEAKFNEAEKTITSMREENIAAIQDRDKFQLEIAALRRKYVVNIQSGFPFSFIVFVALVTMAFGYLLHP, encoded by the exons ATGGGGGGGAATTCGAGGGCGAATTCGCCGTCTTTCTACCTCCGCGGCGCGATCCGGAAGTCCAATCTGCGATCCCCA GACCACGAGGGCGCGATGGATACAGGTCAAGTGCTTGTGGAAATCCAGCCTCAAGAAGAACTTAGGTTCACAT TTGAGTTAAGGAAGCAGAGTTTTTGTTCTGTTCAACTTGTCAACATATCCAATGATTATGTTGCATTCAAG GTTAAAACAACATCTCCTAAGAGATACTGTGTGCAACCAAATATGGGCATCATTCTACCAAGATCAACATGCAACTTTACAG TTACTATGCAAGCGCCGAAGGAAACTCCACGTGATATGCAATTAAAAGATAAGTTCCTTGTTCAGAGCACAGTCATTCCATTTGGTACTACTGATGAGGACATTGTACCAAGTTTT TTCTTTAAAGAAAATGGTAAATATATCCAAGAAAACAAGTTGAGAGTTGCCCTTATCAGCCATCTACATCCTCCACCACCAGAAAATAGAACTTTGAGGCAGGAGCCAGCTCATGATATTCCTGATTTGGCTGAGATTTCTATTGCCACTAATGGCATTTTGAAACATGAACCAGCTGAAGAAGTTCCCATTTTGATAGAAACTTCTATCTCAAACAGTGGTGCTCTGAAACAGGAGCTTGATCATGAAAGAGAGATGTCAAAAGAGACTTGTTATTTTAGTGATCAAACACTTGGTGGAGTAGCAGATGTAACCCCATCTCTT GTGGCCGAAGATATTGATGAGTTGAAGTTGAAACTCAATAATCTCGAAGCAAAATTCAATGAG GCTGAGAAGACAATAACAAGTATGAGAGAAGAGAATATTGCAGCAATTCAAGACAGAGATAAATTTCAACTAGAAATT GCTGCGCTGAGAAGGAAATATGTTGTCAACATTCAATCCGGTTTTCCATTTTCGTTTATAGTATTCGTGGCACTAGTTACTATGGCATTTGGATATCTACTGCACccatga
- the LOC103977704 gene encoding vesicle-associated protein 1-1 isoform X2, giving the protein MGGNSRANSPSFYLRGAIRKSNLRSPRTTRARWIQVKCLWKSSLKKNLGSHVKTTSPKRYCVQPNMGIILPRSTCNFTVTMQAPKETPRDMQLKDKFLVQSTVIPFGTTDEDIVPSFFFKENGKYIQENKLRVALISHLHPPPPENRTLRQEPAHDIPDLAEISIATNGILKHEPAEEVPILIETSISNSGALKQELDHEREMSKETCYFSDQTLGGVADVTPSLVAEDIDELKLKLNNLEAKFNEAEKTITSMREENIAAIQDRDKFQLEIAALRRKYVVNIQSGFPFSFIVFVALVTMAFGYLLHP; this is encoded by the exons ATGGGGGGGAATTCGAGGGCGAATTCGCCGTCTTTCTACCTCCGCGGCGCGATCCGGAAGTCCAATCTGCGATCCCCA AGGACCACGAGGGCGCGATGGATACAGGTCAAGTGCTTGTGGAAATCCAGCCTCAAGAAGAACTTAGGTTCACAT GTTAAAACAACATCTCCTAAGAGATACTGTGTGCAACCAAATATGGGCATCATTCTACCAAGATCAACATGCAACTTTACAG TTACTATGCAAGCGCCGAAGGAAACTCCACGTGATATGCAATTAAAAGATAAGTTCCTTGTTCAGAGCACAGTCATTCCATTTGGTACTACTGATGAGGACATTGTACCAAGTTTT TTCTTTAAAGAAAATGGTAAATATATCCAAGAAAACAAGTTGAGAGTTGCCCTTATCAGCCATCTACATCCTCCACCACCAGAAAATAGAACTTTGAGGCAGGAGCCAGCTCATGATATTCCTGATTTGGCTGAGATTTCTATTGCCACTAATGGCATTTTGAAACATGAACCAGCTGAAGAAGTTCCCATTTTGATAGAAACTTCTATCTCAAACAGTGGTGCTCTGAAACAGGAGCTTGATCATGAAAGAGAGATGTCAAAAGAGACTTGTTATTTTAGTGATCAAACACTTGGTGGAGTAGCAGATGTAACCCCATCTCTT GTGGCCGAAGATATTGATGAGTTGAAGTTGAAACTCAATAATCTCGAAGCAAAATTCAATGAG GCTGAGAAGACAATAACAAGTATGAGAGAAGAGAATATTGCAGCAATTCAAGACAGAGATAAATTTCAACTAGAAATT GCTGCGCTGAGAAGGAAATATGTTGTCAACATTCAATCCGGTTTTCCATTTTCGTTTATAGTATTCGTGGCACTAGTTACTATGGCATTTGGATATCTACTGCACccatga
- the LOC135607123 gene encoding inactive beta-amylase 9-like produces MEVGLAVKRAGAAVPEALLPVRTLGFRDPIKARTRTSCVGFQPPASGAWRKRAVWVARKGVVRSEAVLEEKAPPPMKKKEAGPVRLYVGLPLDAVSDCNAVNHGKAIAAGLRALALLGVHGVDLPVFWGVAAAGDWTSYLALAAMARDVGLRLRVSLHLHAQRRPRLPLPESVSRAAASNPDLLFSDRSGRRHPDCLSFAVDDLPVLDGKTPMEVYEEFFQSFRFAFSDFFGATIEDITIGLGPNGELRYPSFPPSGSHEFTGVGEFQCYDKYMLADLKRHAMEAGNPIWGHSGPHDAPEYNQSPAFGKFFKENGGSWETAYGQFFLSWYSGKLLSHGDRLLSVASQVFGDLPVALSAKVPLLHWWHKTRSRPSQLTAGFYNTDGRDGYDAVAEIFSSKSCTMIVPGMDLSDRDQPQGVKSSPESLLSQIMRACRKHGVRLAGENYSLVGVGTTGFRRIKENILAENSRLDSFTYHRMGAEFFSPEHWPMFTEFIRSMMQPEMDSDDIPSSGERFSLMDAVAADDREMQTV; encoded by the exons ATGGAGGTTGGTTTGGCGGTGAAGCGAGCAGGGGCGGCTGTGCCGGAGGCGTTGTTGCCTGTCCGAACCCTGGGCTTCCGGGATCCCATCAAGGCCAGAACAAGAACTAGCTGCGTCGGGTTCCAGCCGCCGGCGAGCGGGGCGTGGAGGAAGCGAGCGGTTTGGGTGGCTCGCAAGGGCGTTGTCCGGTCTGAGGCGGTCCTGGAAGAGAAAGCGCCGCCTCCCATGAAGAAGAAGGAG GCGGGTCCGGTTCGGCTGTACGTCGGTCTGCCGTTGGATGCGGTCTCCGACTGCAACGCCGTGAACCACGGCAAAGCCATCGCAGCCGGCCTCCGCGCCCTCGCTCTCCTCGGCGTCCACGGCGTCGACCTCCCTGTTTTCTGGGGCGTCGCTGCCGCCGGTGATTGGACCTCCTACCTCGCCCTCGCCGCCATGGCCCGTGACGTCGGTCTCCGCCTCCGGGTCTCCCTCCACCTTCACGCCCAACGCCGTCCCCGCCTCCCTCTCCCAGAGTCGGTCTCCCGCGCCGCCGCTTCCAACCCCGACCTCCTCTTCTCCGACCGCTCTGGCCGCCGGCACCCCGACTGCCTCTCGTTCGCGGTCGACGACCTCCCCGTCCTCGACGGAAAGACCCCGATGGAAGTGTACGAGGAGTTCTTCCAAAGCTTCCGCTTTGCCTTCTCCGACTTCTTCGGCGCCACCATCGAG GACATCACCATCGGTCTCGGGCCCAATGGCGAGCTGCGATACCCTTCTTTTCCTCCTTCCGGCAGCCATGAATTTACTGGTGTTGGAGAATTCCAATGTTACGACAAGTATATGCTCGCTGATCTCAAACGGCACGCCATGGAAGCCGGCAACCCTATCTGGGGCCATTCTGGCCCTCATGATGCCCCTGAATACAACCAGTCACCGGCTTTCGGGAAATTCTTCAAAGAGAATGGCGGCTCCTGGGAGACGGCCTACGGGCAATTCTTCCTGTCCTGGTACTCCGGCAAGCTCTTATCTCACGGTGACCGACTGCTCTCGGTGGCATCACAAGTGTTTGGTGATTTGCCTGTTGCACTCTCCGCCAAGGTGCCGCTTCTGCACTGGTGGCATAAAACCCGGTCGCGGCCGTCCCAACTGACGGCTGGGTTCTACAACACTGACGGTAGAGACGGGTACGACGCGGTGGCGGAGATCTTCTCAAGCAAGTCTTGCACCATGATCGTCCCAGGCATGGACCTCTCTGACCGGGATCAGCCTCAGGGTGTGAAGTCCAGCCCGGAGTCACTGCTGTCTCAGATTATGAGAGCATGCAGGAAGCATGGGGTGAGACTCGCTGGCGAGAATTATTCCCTAGTGGGAGTGGGTACTACTGGCTTCCGAAGAATAAAGGAGAACATTCTCGCTGAGAATTCAAGATTGGATTCATTCACTTATCATAGGATGGGTGCTGAATTCTTCTCGCCGGAGCATTGGCCTATGTTCACAGAGTTCATCAGGAGCATGATGCAACCTGAGATGGATTCTGATGATATTCCTAGCTCCGGAGAAAGGTTTTCACTTATGGATGCAGTGGCGGCGGACGATCGGGAGATGCAGACAGTGTAG
- the LOC135607124 gene encoding uncharacterized protein LOC135607124 has translation MSKKMATTATPVDGSGGGRQLRSHRNPLPRSPRFRSQTSHETVVLALPTSLRSSKKTKQQKKRPKTAPSEKEHTPTCGRNRRLPSASPDAAPQSRRRSPRFAASAAKCESDMGSSGGGGKEIVPASRNVRPSKPVGAPQIPRRSPRLASIAAVHAKQDGVLDLGGGGNPVEGAEKEGGGNKRTKVEVRAEEGKEVVVGASEHCCGPEEWTEEQEMALRKAYLSARPSPHFWKKVSKMVPGKSAQECFNRIHTEIATPPQHQPRSRAIKSNWSPIGNVTFSDKSVDNMKLKVKRARSGKQKSLVAQKTVRHLLRQHCLADQTKEADYFSVLETSPSALALDLPEITSPGTPDRMFTNAGFLLKCSENSTSAAHKRLLSRFKTSNADPSPEVLKQIKNVALHEKYIDHLHCREARRRAHTRTANSVAAGMYNKTGNDPEPGVLKAARAALIAEANEAITHYQFVQSNFVDHEDDGATSDNLDGNSDNDVV, from the exons ATGTCCAAGAAAATGGCGACCACTGCAACCCCCGTCGACGGCAGTGGCGGCGGCCGTCAACTCCGGTCTCATCGAAACCCTCTTCCCAGATCGCCTCGATTCCGATCCCAGAcgagtcacgaaaccgtcgttctCGCTCTACCCACTTCCCTGCGCAGCAGCAAGAAGACGAAGCAGCAAAAGAAGCGGCCCAAGACCGCGCCCTCGGAGAAAGAACATACGCCGACCTGCGGCAGGAATAGGCGGTTGCCTTCGGCCTCACCGGACGCAGCGCCTCAGAGCCGGAGAAGGTCGCCCAGATTTGCCGCCAGCGCGGCGAAGTGCGAGAGTGACATGGGGTCAAGTGGAGGAGGAGGGAAAGAGATTGTTCCTGCTTCGAGGAACGTGCGGCCTTCGAAGCCAGTCGGAGCGCCTCAGATTCCGAGGAGATCCCCGAGGTTAGCCTCTATTGCGGCTGTTCACGCGAAGCAAGACGGGGTTCTTGATTTGGGCGGAGGAGGGAACCCGGTGGAGGGTGCGGAGAAGGAAGGTGGGGGAAACAAGAGGACGAAAGTAGAAGTGAGGGCGGAAGAGGGGAAGGAGGTAGTGGTAGGAGCATCAGAGCATTGTTGTGGCCCCGAGGAATGGACGGAAGAGCAAGAGATGGCATTGCGGAAGGCTTACTTGTCGGCTAGGCCGTCGCCACATTTCTGGAAGAAGGTCTCCAAGATG GTACCAGGAAAATCTGCTCAAGAATGCTTCAACAGAATCCACACGGAGATTGCAACTCCACCCCAGCATCAACCTCGTTCAAGAGCAATCAAAAGCAATTGGTCTCCAATAGGAAACGTTACCTTTTCAGACAAATCTGTGGACAATATGAAGCTGAAGGTCAAAAGGGCAAGGAGCGGCAAACAAAAGAGTCTTGTTGCACAGAAGACAGTGAGGCACTTGCTAAGGCAGCACTGCTTGGCGGATCAAACCAAGGAAGCAGATTATTTCTCGGTTCTCGAAACTTCACCAAGTGCATTAGCATTAGATTTGCCCGAGATCACATCCCCTGGAACACCTGATCGTATGTTTACCAATGCTGGTTTCCTCTTGAAGTGCAGTGAGAACTCTACATCAGCTGCTCATAAGAGGCTCTTGTCACGGTTCAAGACCAGTAATGCAGATCCAAGTCCTGAGGTTCTGAAGCAGATTAAAAACGTGGCCTTGCACGAGAAGTACATCGACCATCTACATTGCAGAGAAGCAAGAAGAAGAGCACATACTAGGACAGCAAACTCTGTTGCTGCTGGTATGTACAACAAGACCGGTAACGATCCAGAACCTGGAGTTCTGAAAGCCGCAAGAGCTGCTTTGATCGCTGAAGCGAACGAAGCTATCACTCATTACCAATTCGTGCAATCAAACTTCGTAGATCATGAGGACGATGGTGCTACATCTGATAACCTTGATGGTAATTCTGATAATGATGTTGTATGA
- the LOC103977708 gene encoding zinc finger protein CONSTANS-LIKE 13: MGQEGEATAPVVAVVVEEEEIGRGRGGGGERGGTGEESCDYCGAARALLWCRADAARLCLACDRHVHAANSVSSRHCRALLCDACRSEPSAIHCSSCRALLCANCDFDAHGRAGLLHDRRPVEGFSGCPSAGKLVSALGVGGDEKEVLEGEADDVGDYLVEDGSVWEAQPVLRFEDFIVPTTASHGFHAMGMPPLPKHRNSTCGKHKEEIIQQIRDLIKLESGTNDYHEVVAPIMESYGWVSEQNIQIDYLGPASNNSWNVGPASNNSWNVTTPHEDITLEGNQIDCREANTTIGLLNPPGEYPRTSSAVNLSSLNEAAEANACKSHGNDTNTDHVEFVPQDEMQHLPLKGIYKLARADRNSVILRYQEKRKTRKYNKLIRYESRKIRADSRLRIKGRFAKTNPSQ, translated from the exons ATGGGCCAAGAGGGAGAAGCAACAGCACCAGTGGTAGCTGtagtagtagaagaagaagaaatagggcgaggaagaggaggaggaggagaaaggggcGGGACTGGAGAAGAAAGCTGTGATTATTGCGGGGCGGCGAGGGCCCTGCTGTGGTGCCGGGCCGACGCGGCGCGGCTCTGCCTCGCCTGCGACCGCCACGTGCACGCAGCCAACTCCGTGTCGTCCCGCCACTGCCGCGCGCTCCTCTGCGACGCCTGCCGCTCGGAGCCCTCCGCCATCCACTGCTCCTCATGCCGGGCTCTCCTCTGCGCCAACTGCGACTTCGACGCCCACGGGCGTGCCGGGCTGCTGCACGACCGCCGACCCGTCGAGGGCTTCTCTGGGTGTCCCTCGGCGGGGAAGCTCGTGTCGGCTCTCGGGGTTGGCGGGGACGAGAAGGAGGTGTTGGAAGGGGAGGCGGATGACGTCGGTGACTACCTGGTGGAGGACGGGAGTGTGTGGGAGGCGCAGCCGGTGCTTAGGTTCGAGGATTTTATAGTGCCTACCACTGCTAGTCATGGGTTTCATGCTATGGGGATGCCTCCCTTGCCAAAG CATCGAAATTCAACTTGTGGGAAACATAAAGAAGAGATAATTCAGCAAATTCGTGATCTTATAAAGCTTGAAAGTGGTACAAATGATTATCATGAAGTTGTTGCACCAATAATGGAATCCTATGGTTGGGTTTCAGAACAAAATATTCAAATTGATTATCTGGGCCCCGCTTCAAATAATTCGTGGAATGTCGGCCCGGCTTCAAATAATTCGTGGAATGTCACAACTCCTCATGAG GATATTACACTTGAAGGTAACCAGATTGATTGTCGTGAAGCTAACACTACAATTGGCTTGTTAAATCCTCCTGGAGAATATCCCAGAACCTCTTCTGCCGTAAACTTGTCATCACTGAATGAGGCTGCTGAAGCGAATGCATGTAAAAGTCATGGCAATGATACAAACACAGACCATGTGGAGTTTGTTCCTCAAGATGAGATGCAACATTTGCCTCTCAAAGGCATTTATAAATTAGCTCGTGCAGACCGCAACTCTGTAATTTTGCGCTATCAGGAGAAGAGAAAGACACGAAA ATACAACAAGCTCATAAGGTATGAATCACGAAAGATTCGAGCTGACAGCAGGCTAAGAATCAAGGGTCGTTTTGCCAAGACGAATCCTAGTCAGTAA